Proteins from one Pseudobdellovibrionaceae bacterium genomic window:
- a CDS encoding ABC transporter permease, which translates to MEDSLLFIGGYGQLTKQVVSELWRTKLEWRLFADQIFQIGSRSMPLILITALSTGMVMSLQFGIGLAKFGGAPYVPKIVSLSILREMGPVFTSLMVAARVGAGMASEIGSMVVTQQVDAIRALGTSPIRKIVIPRVLGCLVCLPLLAALANIIGVLGGMIIGVTELRLDAGFYAQKVMTTLTLEDLFSGIGKCVFFSIFISITACYFGLNVKEGTKEVGLATTKAVVVSSIMVLVGDFFLTKLFLLF; encoded by the coding sequence ATGGAAGACAGCTTGCTCTTCATCGGTGGCTACGGCCAGCTGACGAAACAAGTCGTCTCGGAGCTCTGGCGCACGAAACTCGAATGGCGTCTTTTCGCCGATCAGATTTTCCAGATCGGTAGCCGCTCGATGCCCTTGATTCTGATCACCGCGTTGTCCACCGGCATGGTGATGAGCCTGCAATTCGGAATCGGCCTAGCGAAATTCGGGGGCGCACCATACGTCCCGAAGATCGTCTCGCTGTCGATCCTGCGGGAAATGGGACCCGTTTTCACGAGCCTGATGGTCGCCGCGCGCGTGGGCGCCGGCATGGCCTCGGAGATCGGCTCGATGGTCGTCACCCAACAGGTCGATGCGATCCGCGCTTTGGGCACCTCGCCCATCCGCAAGATCGTCATCCCCCGCGTGCTGGGCTGCTTGGTCTGCCTGCCGCTGCTCGCCGCGCTCGCGAACATCATCGGCGTTTTGGGCGGGATGATCATCGGCGTGACCGAGCTGCGTCTGGACGCGGGCTTCTACGCCCAGAAGGTCATGACGACCCTCACGCTCGAGGATTTGTTTTCGGGCATCGGCAAATGCGTTTTCTTTTCGATCTTCATTTCCATCACGGCCTGCTACTTCGGCCTGAACGTGAAGGAAGGCACGAAGGAAGTCGGACTGGCCACCACGAAAGCGGTCGTCGTATCGTCGATCATGGTTTTGGTGGGTGATTTCTTTTTAACGAAGTTGTTCCTGCTGTTTTAG